The Equus quagga isolate Etosha38 chromosome 2, UCLA_HA_Equagga_1.0, whole genome shotgun sequence genome has a window encoding:
- the ZNF25 gene encoding zinc finger protein 25, translating to MNKFRGPVTFKDVTVEFTKEEWQLLDAAQRTLYREVMQENYGHLLSVGYCVNKSKTIFKLKQGKEPWILEIEFPRRNSPEDLWNTQDLGARHQESQAVNSRNGELTEHQKTPNREKTYKCNECGKSFCQESALMVHQHTHSKEKPSECGKSVSRNGDLTKHQKTHTREKAYECKECKKTFYHLSSLSRHLRTHAGEKPYECNQCEKSFYQKPHLMEHQKTHTGEKPYECTECGKFFYVKAYLMVHQKTHTGEKPFECKECGKSFSQKSHLTVHQRTHTGEKPYKCKECGKFFSRNSHLKTHQRTHTGEKPYECKECGKCFYQKSALTVHQRTHTGEKPFECKKCGKNFYYKSDLTKHERKHTGEKPYECNECGKSFSVNSVLRLHQRTHTGEKPYECKECGKSFSQKSHFIIHQRKHTGEKPYECQECGETFIQRSKLTAHQKTHTKGKTL from the exons CTGCTCAGAGGACCCTGTACAGGGAAGTGATGCAGGAGAACTATGGTCACCTACTCTCAGTGG GTTACTGTGTGAATAAGTCAAAAACAATCTTCAAGTTGAAGCAAGGAAAAGAGCCATGGATATTAGAAATAGAATTTCCACGTCGGAACTCCCCTG AAGACCTATGGAATACTCAGGACCTAGGAGCAAGACACCAGGAAAGTCAAGCTGTAAATTCAAG GAATGGAGAACTCACAGAACATCAGAAAACTCCTAACAGAGAGAAAACCtacaaatgtaatgaatgtggaaagTCCTTCTGCCAGGAGTCTGCCCTCATGGTACATCAGCATACTCATTCAAAGGAGAAAcccagtgaatgtgggaaatccgTCTCTAGGAATGGAGACCTCACAAAACATCAGAAAACTCATACCAGAGAGAAAGCCTACGAATGTAAAGAATGTAAGAAAACTTTCTACCACCTGTCATCTCTTAGTAGACATCTGAGAACTCATGcaggggagaaaccctatgaatgtaatcAGTGTGAGAAATCCTTCTACCAGAAGCCACACCTCATGGAACatcagaaaacacacacaggagagaaaccctacgaATGTACTGAATGTGGGAAGTTCTTCTATGTTAAGGCATACCTCATGGTACatcagaaaacacacacaggggagaaaccctttgaatgtaaggaatgtgggaaatccttttCCCAGAAATCACACCTCACAGTACATCAGAGAACAcatacaggggagaaaccctataaatgtaaggaatgtgggaaattctTCTCTAGAAATTCCCACCTCAAAACtcatcagagaactcacacaggagagaaaccctatgagtgtaaggaatgtgggaaatgCTTCTACCAGAAGTCAGCTCTCACAGTACATCAGCGAActcacacaggggagaaaccctttgaatgtaagaaatgtggaaaaaacTTTTACTATAAATCAGACCTCACTAAACATGAGAGAAAacacacaggggagaagccctatgaatgtaatgaatgtgggaaatccttctCTGTGAATTCAGTCCTCAGATTACATCAAAGgactcatacaggagagaaaccctatgaatgtaaggaatgtgggaaatctttctCTCAGAAGTCACATTTTATCATACATCAGCGAAaacacacaggggagaaaccctatgaatgtcaGGAGTGTGGGGAAACTTTTATCCAGAGATCAAAGCTCACTGCACATCAGAAGACACACACAAAGGGGAAAACCTTATAA